From a single Pyruvatibacter sp. genomic region:
- a CDS encoding alpha-E domain-containing protein codes for MTSLLSRHAENIYWLARYIERCENLARMLDVNETFSRNALGEQNWAAVLEIFSDTALFAKLHSDTSATTDAVIHFYTLDTNNPNSIVSQLKAVRENARALRPLISTEMWTHINTFHGKVAGKRRADVNEAKLSTFCAMVKEGCQTHTGITEGTFMRDEAWYIYEVGRALERADQTTRLLDVKYHLLLPSVEDVGSRLDVSQWNALLRSAAGYHAFRRAHPQEMTPALVAAFMLFDKYFARSVRACLVRLVQVLEGLESTYQVAPSTKTRKQLRHLIKTLENESIEEVMEQGLHEFLDSIQDELIRVSDEFALSFFPEAA; via the coding sequence ATGACAAGCCTGCTTTCACGCCACGCAGAAAATATCTATTGGCTGGCGCGCTATATCGAGCGGTGTGAAAATCTTGCGCGTATGCTGGACGTCAACGAAACCTTCTCGCGCAATGCGCTGGGCGAACAAAACTGGGCTGCCGTGCTGGAAATCTTTTCAGACACGGCGCTGTTCGCCAAACTGCACAGCGACACCAGCGCCACAACCGATGCCGTCATTCATTTTTATACGCTGGATACGAACAATCCCAATTCCATCGTGTCGCAACTCAAGGCCGTGAGGGAAAATGCCCGCGCCCTGCGTCCGCTGATTTCCACCGAGATGTGGACGCACATCAACACGTTCCACGGCAAGGTGGCGGGCAAGCGGCGGGCGGATGTGAATGAAGCCAAACTCTCAACGTTCTGCGCCATGGTGAAGGAGGGGTGCCAGACGCACACCGGCATCACCGAAGGCACGTTTATGCGTGATGAGGCCTGGTACATTTATGAAGTGGGTCGGGCACTGGAGCGTGCTGACCAGACGACGCGGCTGCTTGATGTGAAATACCACCTGCTGCTGCCGTCGGTTGAAGATGTGGGGTCGCGCCTTGATGTCAGCCAGTGGAACGCGCTGCTGCGTTCGGCGGCGGGGTATCATGCGTTTCGCCGGGCGCACCCCCAGGAAATGACCCCTGCACTTGTCGCTGCGTTCATGCTGTTCGACAAGTATTTTGCGCGCTCGGTGCGCGCGTGCCTGGTGCGGCTGGTGCAGGTGCTTGAGGGGTTGGAATCAACCTATCAGGTTGCGCCCAGCACCAAGACCCGCAAGCAGTTACGGCATCTCATCAAGACGCTGGAGAACGAGTCCATCGAAGAAGTGATGGAGCAGGGTCTGCATGAGTTTCTGGATTCCATTCAGGATGAGCTCATTCGCGTCAGTGACGAGTTCGCGCTGAGTTTCTTCCCCGAAGCGGCCTGA
- a CDS encoding circularly permuted type 2 ATP-grasp protein codes for MTKTGQKKKPSASPRPRSGAVAAPDVPSLMADYDAGDFYCELTGAVDEPARFATPVRKLLDPLDMRELRRRAREAERELFNSGITFTVYTKKNVIDRVLPFDIIPRVISKGDWAKVETGVQQRVKTINKFLHDIYHEQRCIKDGVVPASLVEGNENFRDVMKGVDLPYGTYAHICGVDLVRDGQGDFRVLEDNARTPSGVSYVIENRHLMQRAFPDLMRNIGLRHVSNYGQMLHEKLAEVAPANVRDPQVVVLTPGVYNSAFFEHVFLSREMGVPLVEGRDLVVRDDKVFMQTIKGLEPVHVIYRRIDDDFLDPETFNPESALGVPGIMRSYLKGNVALANAVGTGVADDKAVYAYMPRLIEYYLGEKPALDNVDTYICSEPEGLEYTLDNLENLVVKPVGGSGGYGVVIGPRASKREIARTRKLIKDDPDNFISQPMINLSVSPTLMPRGVEPRHVDLRPFAVTGKNTWVLPGGLTRVALKKGSLVVNSSQGGGSKDTWVLE; via the coding sequence GTGACAAAGACAGGACAGAAGAAAAAGCCATCTGCCTCGCCGCGCCCCCGGAGCGGTGCCGTGGCGGCTCCCGACGTGCCCAGCCTGATGGCGGATTACGATGCGGGCGATTTTTACTGCGAATTGACCGGCGCGGTTGATGAGCCGGCCAGGTTTGCAACGCCGGTCCGAAAACTGCTGGATCCGCTGGACATGCGCGAACTGCGCAGGCGGGCGCGCGAAGCAGAGCGCGAGCTTTTCAATTCAGGCATTACGTTCACGGTCTATACGAAAAAAAATGTGATCGACCGGGTGTTGCCGTTCGACATCATTCCGCGCGTCATCTCAAAAGGGGACTGGGCGAAAGTTGAAACCGGCGTGCAGCAGCGCGTCAAAACCATCAACAAGTTCCTGCATGACATTTATCATGAGCAGCGTTGCATCAAGGACGGTGTGGTGCCCGCGTCATTGGTGGAAGGCAACGAGAACTTCCGCGACGTAATGAAGGGTGTGGATCTGCCCTACGGCACTTACGCGCATATTTGCGGCGTCGATCTGGTGCGCGATGGCCAGGGCGATTTTCGCGTGCTTGAAGACAATGCGCGCACGCCGTCAGGTGTTTCGTATGTGATCGAGAACCGCCATTTGATGCAGCGGGCGTTTCCCGACCTGATGCGCAACATTGGTCTGCGGCATGTCTCCAACTACGGGCAGATGCTGCACGAAAAGCTGGCCGAGGTGGCGCCCGCCAATGTGCGCGACCCGCAGGTGGTGGTGCTGACGCCGGGCGTTTATAACTCGGCGTTTTTCGAGCACGTATTTTTAAGCCGCGAGATGGGGGTGCCGCTGGTTGAAGGCCGCGATCTCGTGGTGCGTGATGACAAAGTCTTTATGCAGACAATCAAGGGCCTTGAGCCGGTTCACGTCATCTATCGTCGCATCGACGATGATTTTCTTGACCCCGAAACCTTCAACCCCGAAAGCGCGCTGGGTGTGCCCGGCATCATGCGCAGCTACCTCAAGGGCAATGTGGCGCTGGCCAATGCGGTGGGCACCGGCGTTGCCGACGACAAGGCGGTGTATGCCTACATGCCCCGGCTGATTGAATATTATCTGGGCGAAAAGCCCGCGCTCGATAATGTGGATACGTATATCTGCAGCGAGCCTGAGGGCCTTGAATACACGCTGGATAATCTTGAGAACCTGGTGGTCAAGCCCGTTGGCGGGTCGGGCGGCTATGGGGTGGTGATCGGGCCACGTGCCTCCAAGCGCGAGATCGCGCGCACCCGAAAACTCATCAAGGACGACCCTGATAATTTCATCTCGCAACCGATGATAAATCTCTCCGTCAGCCCGACGTTGATGCCACGCGGGGTTGAGCCGCGACATGTGGACCTGCGGCCGTTTGCTGTCACCGGCAAGAACACCTGGGTATTGCCTGGAGGGCTGACGCGCGTTGCGCTCAAAAAAGGGTCGCTGGTGGTGAACTCGTCGCAGGGTGGCGGCTCCAAAGATACATGGGTGCTTGAATGA
- a CDS encoding cytochrome P450: MSQAVSSDAGAPAPLTSKTNIADPDLWDRNLYFPIFEQMRAQDPVHYCAESEYGPYWSVTRYDDIMAVDTNNHVYSSEADHGGIVIDDRITIDPERDFKAVSFISMDQPKHDEHRKAVNGITNPNNLQHFGTIIRERTSNLLDSLPVGEEFDWVPTVSIELTTQMLATLFDFPFEERHKLTRWSDVITAEPGSPIVESQEARIAELNEMAGYFMALKQSRLANPDGIDLLTMMSHHPATAEMSPEEFMGTLSLLIVGGNDTTRNSMSGGVYGFSQFPDQWAKMVADPSLIDNAVAELIRWQTPLAHMRRTALEDAVLGGKQIRKGDKVVMWYASGNRDTAIFDDPDVIRIDRKNARRHLSFGFGIHRCMGNRIGELQLRILWEEVLKRFSRIEVTGAPVLTKSNFVKGYASLPVKLHAL; the protein is encoded by the coding sequence ATGAGCCAGGCTGTATCAAGTGACGCAGGTGCACCCGCACCGCTCACCAGCAAGACCAACATCGCCGACCCCGATCTGTGGGATCGCAACCTTTATTTTCCGATCTTCGAACAGATGCGCGCGCAGGACCCGGTGCACTACTGCGCGGAAAGCGAATATGGCCCGTACTGGTCGGTGACGCGCTACGACGATATTATGGCGGTAGACACCAACAATCACGTTTATTCATCAGAAGCAGACCATGGCGGCATCGTCATTGATGACCGCATCACCATTGATCCCGAGCGGGACTTCAAGGCCGTCAGCTTCATCTCGATGGACCAGCCAAAGCACGACGAACACCGCAAGGCTGTGAACGGCATCACCAACCCGAACAATCTGCAGCACTTCGGCACCATCATCCGCGAGCGCACCAGCAACCTGCTGGACAGCCTGCCCGTGGGCGAAGAGTTCGACTGGGTGCCAACAGTCTCCATCGAGCTGACCACGCAGATGCTGGCGACCCTGTTCGACTTTCCCTTCGAGGAACGTCACAAGCTCACCCGGTGGTCTGATGTCATCACGGCAGAGCCGGGGTCGCCCATTGTCGAAAGTCAGGAAGCCCGCATCGCTGAGCTGAACGAGATGGCCGGATACTTCATGGCCCTCAAGCAAAGCCGCCTCGCCAACCCGGACGGCATCGACCTGCTGACCATGATGAGCCACCACCCGGCGACCGCGGAAATGTCGCCCGAAGAGTTCATGGGAACGCTATCGCTACTGATTGTCGGCGGCAACGACACCACCCGCAACTCTATGTCCGGTGGCGTGTACGGCTTTAGTCAGTTCCCGGATCAATGGGCAAAGATGGTGGCCGACCCCTCGCTGATCGACAACGCCGTCGCGGAACTGATCCGCTGGCAGACGCCGCTGGCCCACATGCGCCGCACCGCCCTTGAAGACGCCGTGCTGGGCGGCAAACAGATCCGCAAGGGCGACAAGGTGGTGATGTGGTATGCGTCAGGCAACCGCGACACAGCCATTTTTGATGATCCCGACGTCATCCGGATTGACCGCAAGAACGCCCGTCGGCATCTATCGTTCGGCTTTGGCATTCACCGCTGCATGGGCAACCGCATCGGCGAGCTGCAACTGCGCATCCTGTGGGAAGAAGTGCTCAAGCGCTTTTCACGTATTGAAGTGACGGGCGCACCCGTGCTCACCAAATCCAACTTCGTGAAGGGATATGCGTCGTTGCCGGTGAAACTGCACGCCCTTTAG
- a CDS encoding sulfite exporter TauE/SafE family protein has product MEAFLADPTMLVLAGGVGVLVGFILGLVGGGGSILAVPLLLYVVGVASPHIAIGTAAVGVAANAASGLVAHARAGTVKWRCAMVFSLSGIVGAYAGSSLGKAIDGDALLAAFGAAMILIGIWTLVPKTREEQPDVRLTLDTARELLPRLVPFGLGAGTGAGFFGIGGGFLIAPGLMAATRMPLSVAVGTSLVAVLAFGATTAANYGVSGLVDWPVAFAMITGGVVGGFAGQRTSRALGRRGNVLGTVFASVVMGVGALIIWQAV; this is encoded by the coding sequence GTGGAGGCCTTTCTGGCGGACCCGACCATGCTGGTGCTCGCGGGCGGCGTGGGTGTGCTGGTGGGGTTCATTCTTGGTCTGGTGGGCGGCGGCGGATCGATCCTTGCCGTTCCGCTGCTGCTTTACGTTGTCGGTGTGGCCAGCCCGCACATTGCTATCGGCACGGCGGCGGTGGGTGTTGCTGCGAATGCCGCTTCGGGGCTGGTGGCCCATGCGCGGGCAGGCACTGTGAAGTGGCGCTGCGCAATGGTGTTCAGCCTGTCGGGCATTGTGGGTGCGTATGCCGGGTCAAGTCTTGGTAAAGCCATTGACGGCGACGCGTTGCTTGCAGCGTTTGGCGCGGCAATGATCCTGATTGGCATCTGGACGCTGGTACCAAAAACGCGTGAGGAACAACCCGATGTCCGGCTGACGCTGGACACGGCACGCGAGCTGCTGCCCCGTCTGGTGCCGTTTGGGTTGGGGGCCGGGACGGGCGCAGGTTTTTTCGGGATCGGTGGCGGTTTCCTGATCGCGCCGGGGCTGATGGCGGCCACGCGGATGCCGCTCTCGGTTGCCGTTGGCACATCGCTTGTTGCAGTGCTGGCGTTTGGCGCCACAACCGCTGCAAACTATGGCGTGTCCGGCCTCGTGGACTGGCCGGTCGCGTTTGCGATGATCACGGGCGGGGTGGTCGGCGGCTTTGCTGGGCAGCGCACGTCGCGTGCATTGGGGCGCAGGGGCAATGTGCTGGGAACGGTCTTTGCCAGCGTGGTAATGGGCGTCGGCGCGCTCATCATCTGGCAGGCAGTGTAA
- a CDS encoding rhodanese family protein — protein sequence MTLHPLTPQDAQQRIARGTRLIDVRERDEHLRERIAGARCVPASALPQQLDTEGDDIIFHCRSGARTQAHAAALAASTAGKAYVLEGGLDAWKKAGLAVERTPGAPLEIMRQVQMTAGGLVLLGVMLGYFVSPGFLALSGFVGAGLFFAGASGWCGMARLLALMPWNRMPRAGSSASDRMAV from the coding sequence ATGACACTTCATCCCCTTACCCCGCAGGATGCGCAGCAGCGCATTGCCAGGGGCACCCGCCTCATTGATGTGCGCGAGCGCGACGAGCATCTGCGCGAGCGGATCGCAGGAGCCAGGTGCGTGCCTGCTTCCGCCTTGCCGCAGCAGCTTGATACCGAAGGCGACGACATCATTTTTCATTGCCGGTCCGGGGCGCGGACCCAGGCTCACGCGGCTGCCCTCGCCGCCAGCACGGCGGGCAAGGCATATGTGCTTGAAGGCGGGCTGGATGCCTGGAAGAAGGCGGGGCTTGCCGTGGAGCGCACGCCCGGGGCACCGCTTGAAATCATGCGGCAGGTGCAGATGACCGCTGGCGGCCTTGTGCTGTTGGGCGTGATGCTTGGGTATTTCGTATCGCCGGGCTTCCTGGCTCTGTCCGGGTTTGTCGGGGCCGGGCTGTTTTTTGCCGGGGCATCGGGGTGGTGCGGCATGGCGCGGCTTTTGGCGTTGATGCCGTGGAACCGGATGCCGCGTGCCGGCAGTTCCGCGTCCGACCGGATGGCGGTCTAG
- a CDS encoding metalloregulator ArsR/SmtB family transcription factor: MAENAAEAAAFLKTLSNEKRLLVLCRLIEIGEASVGALAGDVGLSQSALSQHLALLRDDGLVGTRRDGQTVFYRISDARVEQLVMVLHDIFCPPDAADTSSGRPPSSGRPPYFKP; this comes from the coding sequence ATGGCTGAAAACGCTGCCGAAGCAGCAGCCTTTCTCAAGACCCTGTCGAACGAAAAGCGATTGCTGGTGTTGTGCCGGCTGATCGAAATCGGCGAAGCGTCTGTCGGCGCGCTTGCGGGCGATGTGGGGCTGTCGCAGTCAGCGTTGTCGCAGCACCTTGCCTTGTTGCGTGACGATGGCCTGGTGGGCACCCGCCGCGATGGCCAGACGGTTTTCTACCGCATCAGTGACGCACGCGTGGAGCAACTGGTGATGGTGCTGCACGACATTTTCTGTCCGCCCGATGCGGCAGACACCTCTTCAGGCCGCCCCCCTTCTTCAGGCCGGCCCCCCTACTTCAAGCCATAA
- a CDS encoding MBL fold metallo-hydrolase, protein MTMRADVQGFFDADTNTVSYLVSEPGGPAAAIIDPVLNYDHASGTFTKSGAQAILDAAAARGLTIRWILETHAHADHLSAAPFIKSKTGAPVAIGEHITDVQQIFSTVFDATDVSRSGAEFDRLFTDGETFDIGTLTARVIHTPGHTPACVSYQIGDAVFVGDTLFMPDYGTARADFPGGDAGTLYQSIHKLLALPPETRLFVCHDYLPADGRDIHAWETTVAAQRTGNVHVHDGVAQADFVRMRHTRDKSLAAPALLLPSVQVNIRAGHLPPASPNGTNYLRIPIKPAA, encoded by the coding sequence ATGACCATGCGCGCCGATGTGCAGGGCTTCTTTGACGCTGATACCAATACGGTGAGTTATCTGGTGTCTGAACCAGGCGGGCCAGCGGCCGCCATCATCGACCCGGTTCTTAACTACGACCACGCCAGCGGCACCTTCACGAAGTCCGGCGCACAGGCCATTCTGGATGCAGCCGCTGCCCGCGGCCTGACCATCAGGTGGATTCTTGAGACCCATGCCCATGCGGATCATCTGTCTGCCGCGCCATTCATAAAATCCAAAACAGGCGCGCCGGTTGCCATCGGCGAGCACATCACCGATGTGCAGCAGATTTTCAGCACGGTGTTTGACGCAACCGACGTCAGCAGATCAGGAGCTGAGTTTGATCGTCTGTTCACGGACGGTGAAACGTTTGACATCGGCACTCTGACAGCAAGGGTCATTCACACCCCCGGCCATACGCCGGCCTGCGTGTCCTACCAGATCGGCGACGCGGTATTTGTCGGTGATACGCTGTTCATGCCGGACTACGGCACCGCGCGGGCGGATTTTCCAGGCGGCGATGCCGGCACGCTGTACCAGTCAATTCACAAACTGCTGGCACTGCCGCCGGAAACGCGGCTGTTCGTGTGCCATGACTACCTGCCCGCAGACGGGCGCGATATCCACGCATGGGAAACCACGGTGGCAGCTCAACGGACCGGCAACGTGCATGTGCATGATGGCGTCGCGCAGGCAGATTTTGTGCGGATGCGGCACACCCGCGACAAGTCCCTGGCAGCACCGGCATTGCTGCTGCCGTCCGTTCAGGTCAACATCCGCGCAGGGCACCTGCCGCCCGCATCACCCAACGGCACCAATTATTTGCGCATCCCGATAAAACCGGCCGCCTGA
- a CDS encoding DUF427 domain-containing protein has translation MQKIPDKKWLLERVGGARDAWRNSVRPARIEPVAAGEESVWDYPRPPQVRGALGPVRVEHAGQVIAKSDRALRVVETAGAPVYFVPRDDVADGVLRETDYVTVCEWKGAAVHYDLVLPGVRVEHAAFAYPEPLDDLDANMARIAGWVAFYPARVDACFVGSEKVVPQPGGYYAGWVTRAIKGPIKGGPGSQNW, from the coding sequence ATGCAAAAGATACCAGACAAGAAGTGGCTGCTTGAGCGTGTGGGGGGCGCGCGTGATGCGTGGCGTAATTCCGTGCGCCCTGCCCGGATTGAGCCTGTGGCGGCGGGTGAGGAATCGGTATGGGACTATCCGCGTCCGCCGCAGGTGCGCGGCGCACTTGGTCCGGTGCGTGTGGAACATGCAGGTCAGGTAATAGCAAAAAGCGATCGGGCGTTGCGGGTTGTCGAAACAGCTGGTGCGCCGGTGTATTTCGTGCCGCGTGATGATGTGGCTGACGGCGTGTTGCGTGAAACCGATTATGTAACCGTGTGCGAATGGAAGGGGGCGGCGGTTCATTATGATCTGGTGCTGCCTGGTGTGCGCGTGGAGCACGCAGCATTCGCCTACCCTGAGCCGCTGGACGATCTGGACGCAAACATGGCGCGCATTGCCGGGTGGGTTGCGTTTTATCCCGCGCGGGTGGATGCGTGTTTTGTCGGATCTGAGAAGGTCGTGCCGCAGCCCGGCGGCTATTATGCAGGCTGGGTCACGCGCGCCATCAAGGGCCCGATCAAGGGCGGGCCGGGGTCGCAAAACTGGTAA